Proteins co-encoded in one Sporosarcina sp. FSL K6-1522 genomic window:
- a CDS encoding DNA-directed RNA polymerase subunit epsilon — translation MIYKVYYQENMLQVPVRENTQSMYVEADSERSVRKKLSDRQYNIEYIQLLEGQHLEHEQAAPSFKLEQV, via the coding sequence ATGATTTACAAAGTCTATTACCAAGAAAACATGCTTCAAGTACCCGTCCGCGAAAATACGCAAAGCATGTACGTCGAAGCGGACTCGGAAAGATCTGTCCGCAAGAAGTTGAGCGATCGTCAGTACAATATTGAATACATCCAACTTCTTGAAGGGCAACATCTTGAACACGAGCAAGCTGCACCTTCTTTCAAGCTCGAGCAGGTCTGA
- the def gene encoding peptide deformylase, producing MILMDNIVREGHPALRIAAEEVTFPLSLADRKLSEDLIEYVINSQDAELCEQYGLRPGVGLAAPQVAESKRMFAIHLTELGGEPLSFVAINPKIVSHSVEKTYLSAGEGCLSVDRDVEGYVPRYARITIKAYDADGNEFKKRLKGLPAIVFQHELDHLNGVMFYDHIDKNNPYKEIPDAIPFERD from the coding sequence ATGATTTTAATGGATAATATCGTCCGTGAAGGACACCCTGCACTCCGTATTGCTGCGGAGGAAGTTACATTCCCGCTATCCTTAGCTGATCGTAAACTGAGCGAGGATTTAATCGAATACGTTATCAATAGCCAAGATGCCGAGCTTTGCGAACAATACGGTCTTCGCCCCGGAGTGGGCCTTGCTGCTCCACAAGTTGCTGAATCCAAAAGAATGTTTGCCATTCACCTTACTGAACTAGGTGGTGAACCGTTGAGCTTTGTAGCCATCAACCCGAAAATTGTCAGCCACTCAGTGGAAAAGACTTATCTTTCAGCAGGTGAAGGCTGCCTATCCGTAGATCGCGATGTCGAAGGCTATGTACCACGTTACGCACGTATCACCATCAAAGCGTATGACGCAGATGGCAATGAATTCAAAAAACGATTAAAAGGACTGCCTGCGATTGTGTTCCAACATGAGCTCGATCATTTAAATGGCGTCATGTTTTACGACCATATTGACAAAAACAATCCTTACAAAGAAATTCCCGATGCGATACCATTCGAACGCGACTGA
- a CDS encoding YkyA family protein — protein sequence MKKFMMACICGGMVLLSGCSSEASIEQELADVLSEIEKAEKDYRTAQANLTKLERSEQQQFNALMELTQDEMEQVEKKVGKLEKFLQERLGDLEQEELAMRKASESASDLDAIIEKVPEDDKKRVEEMKKTLMSRYELHTFIVEEYTELATIQQNFYEQVSTEGITLSELRDLVDEVNVQNKIVQEVISAFNDETDRVNGLKDALFTAE from the coding sequence ATGAAAAAATTCATGATGGCGTGTATATGCGGTGGAATGGTACTTTTGTCCGGATGCAGTTCTGAAGCATCGATTGAACAGGAACTTGCGGATGTTTTATCGGAAATTGAGAAGGCTGAAAAGGATTACCGCACCGCGCAGGCTAATTTGACGAAGTTGGAACGTTCGGAACAGCAACAGTTCAATGCACTTATGGAACTGACACAAGATGAGATGGAGCAGGTCGAAAAAAAGGTTGGAAAATTAGAAAAGTTTCTTCAAGAGCGACTCGGCGACCTTGAACAGGAAGAACTCGCCATGCGTAAGGCGAGCGAATCAGCGTCCGACTTAGATGCAATTATCGAAAAGGTACCAGAGGATGACAAGAAACGTGTCGAAGAAATGAAGAAAACGCTGATGAGTCGTTATGAACTGCATACATTCATTGTAGAAGAATATACGGAACTCGCTACGATTCAACAAAATTTTTATGAGCAAGTATCGACGGAAGGGATAACGTTATCCGAACTGCGGGATTTGGTGGATGAAGTGAATGTACAAAACAAAATTGTCCAAGAGGTTATTTCAGCGTTTAATGATGAAACGGATAGGGTAAATGGATTGAAGGATGCTTTATTTACAGCTGAATAG